From a single Hymenobacter sp. YIM 151500-1 genomic region:
- a CDS encoding DUF3108 domain-containing protein produces the protein MNRRWLCFPALLLPLAALLFAFGPFDAPRSIPNSSFGRGEVLHYKVHYGLINAADATIELSDDIHRVNDRPCYKATVTGRTIGSFDFFLRIRDTWRSYIDTTSILPQKFFRNIEENNYRKKETVDFDHLKDLAQVESRKKDKDEPKRGTFKVPNNVQDIVSGFYFLRTLNYDQRRVGEVIKVQGFFDEEVFNMDVTYRGRETVETKAGVIRAIRLTPKMPSNKLFRGENAISVYLSDDRNKIPVLIQAEMFVGSVKVDMYKYHGLRNRLNLVAKN, from the coding sequence ATGAACCGCCGCTGGCTCTGTTTCCCTGCTTTGCTCTTGCCGCTGGCAGCCCTGCTTTTCGCTTTCGGCCCTTTCGATGCTCCGCGTTCCATCCCCAACAGCAGCTTTGGGCGGGGCGAAGTGCTGCACTACAAAGTACACTACGGCCTGATTAACGCCGCCGACGCCACCATCGAGCTGTCCGACGATATTCACCGCGTCAACGACCGGCCCTGCTACAAGGCCACCGTTACGGGCCGCACCATTGGCTCGTTCGACTTCTTTCTGCGCATCCGGGACACCTGGCGTTCCTATATTGACACGACCAGCATCTTGCCCCAGAAGTTTTTCCGCAACATCGAGGAAAACAACTACCGCAAAAAGGAAACCGTCGACTTCGACCATTTGAAGGACCTGGCCCAGGTGGAAAGCCGCAAGAAAGACAAGGACGAGCCCAAGCGCGGCACGTTCAAAGTGCCCAACAACGTGCAGGACATCGTGAGCGGCTTCTACTTCCTGCGCACTCTCAACTACGACCAGCGCCGCGTGGGCGAGGTCATCAAGGTGCAGGGCTTTTTCGACGAGGAGGTGTTTAATATGGACGTGACCTACCGGGGCCGCGAAACCGTCGAAACCAAGGCTGGCGTCATCCGGGCCATCCGCCTCACGCCCAAGATGCCCAGCAATAAGCTGTTCCGCGGCGAAAACGCCATTTCCGTCTACCTCTCCGACGACCGAAATAAGATACCAGTGCTCATCCAAGCCGAAATGTTTGTGGGCTCGGTCAAGGTAGACATGTACAAGTACCACGGCCTCCGAAACCGACTGAATCTGGTGGCTAAGAACTGA
- the recA gene encoding recombinase RecA has protein sequence MAATTDKAAPNVAAEKMKALQLTLDKLDKNYGKGTVMKLSDNKVTDVEVISTGSLGLDIALGVGGLPKGRVVEIYGPESSGKTTLTMHCIAEAQKKGGIAAFIDAEHAFDKSYAEKLGIDTENLLIAQPDNGEQALEIADQLISSGAIDIIVIDSVAALVPKGELEGDMGDSKVGLHARLMSQALRKLTGTINKTGCCCIFINQLREKIGVMFGSPETTTGGNALKFYASVRLDIRRIGQIKEDKDNVTGNRTKVKVVKNKVAPPFKVIEFDIIYNEGISKVGEILDLGVDMGIIAKSGSWFSYDGNRLGQGREGVKTVLHDNPELADKIEAQIRQMVKGEPEAVLAAIPEDRTVDEDDDQE, from the coding sequence ATGGCTGCAACCACTGACAAAGCCGCGCCCAACGTCGCTGCGGAGAAAATGAAAGCCCTCCAGCTGACGCTTGACAAGCTGGACAAGAACTACGGCAAGGGCACGGTCATGAAGCTGAGCGACAACAAGGTGACGGATGTGGAAGTCATCAGCACCGGTTCGCTGGGCCTCGACATTGCTCTCGGTGTGGGTGGGCTGCCCAAAGGCCGCGTGGTCGAAATCTATGGGCCGGAGTCGTCGGGTAAGACGACGCTAACTATGCACTGCATCGCCGAAGCGCAGAAGAAAGGTGGCATTGCGGCCTTCATCGACGCCGAGCACGCCTTTGATAAGAGCTACGCTGAGAAGCTGGGCATCGATACCGAAAACCTGCTCATCGCCCAGCCCGACAATGGTGAGCAAGCCCTCGAAATTGCCGACCAGCTGATTTCATCCGGTGCCATCGACATCATCGTTATTGACTCCGTAGCCGCCCTGGTACCCAAAGGCGAACTGGAAGGCGACATGGGCGACTCGAAAGTGGGCCTGCACGCCCGCCTCATGAGCCAGGCCCTGCGCAAGCTCACCGGCACCATCAACAAAACCGGCTGCTGCTGTATCTTCATCAACCAGCTGCGTGAAAAGATTGGCGTAATGTTCGGCTCGCCCGAAACCACCACCGGTGGTAACGCGCTGAAGTTCTACGCCTCCGTCCGCCTCGACATCCGTCGTATCGGCCAGATCAAGGAGGACAAGGACAACGTAACCGGTAACCGCACCAAGGTGAAGGTGGTGAAAAACAAAGTAGCCCCGCCCTTCAAGGTGATTGAGTTCGACATCATCTACAACGAAGGCATCTCGAAAGTAGGTGAGATTCTGGACCTGGGCGTGGATATGGGTATCATTGCCAAGTCGGGCTCCTGGTTCTCCTACGACGGCAACCGCCTGGGCCAGGGCCGTGAAGGTGTGAAAACCGTGCTCCACGACAACCCCGAGCTGGCCGACAAAATCGAAGCCCAGATTCGGCAGATGGTAAAAGGTGAGCCCGAAGCCGTGCTGGCCGCCATCCCCGAAGACCGCACCGTTGACGAAGACGACGACCAGGAATAA
- a CDS encoding GNAT family N-acetyltransferase has protein sequence MPSSLFSPKIMYAAVPPSAALAGEPLHSQRLVLRPYLPTDQADFFALLDASRARLRPSFPAREAAVQTPLDAARVLATFHHDWQAGHLYVLGIWLRATGQYLGDISLKPNWAGPITVEIGYYLAPEAEGHGYAREALRAVLPFGFGTLGATRLLVRCRTNNPRSCAVAEAVGFTLLPPRPRPWPLRKLNPAESEILYYSLRLTDAGDASLNSPS, from the coding sequence TTGCCTTCTTCCCTGTTCTCGCCCAAAATCATGTACGCCGCTGTGCCGCCTTCTGCTGCGCTGGCGGGCGAGCCGCTGCACTCCCAGCGGCTCGTTCTGCGCCCCTACCTGCCCACCGACCAAGCCGATTTCTTCGCCCTGCTCGACGCCAGCCGCGCCCGGCTGCGCCCATCGTTTCCGGCCCGCGAGGCCGCCGTGCAAACCCCACTTGATGCGGCGCGGGTGCTGGCCACCTTCCACCACGACTGGCAGGCCGGCCACTTGTACGTGCTGGGCATCTGGCTGCGCGCCACCGGCCAGTACCTCGGCGACATCAGCCTCAAGCCCAACTGGGCCGGCCCCATCACCGTCGAAATTGGGTATTACCTGGCCCCCGAAGCCGAGGGCCACGGCTACGCCCGCGAGGCCCTGCGCGCGGTGCTGCCCTTTGGCTTCGGGACGCTGGGCGCCACCCGGCTGCTGGTGCGCTGCCGCACCAACAACCCCCGCAGCTGCGCCGTAGCCGAGGCCGTCGGCTTCACCCTGCTCCCGCCCCGCCCGCGCCCCTGGCCCCTGCGCAAGCTCAACCCCGCAGAATCAGAGATTCTGTACTACTCGCTGAGGCTGACTGATGCAGGCGACGCAAGCCTCAACTCACCATCCTAA
- a CDS encoding SDR family NAD(P)-dependent oxidoreductase, with protein sequence MRRLENKVAIVTGGGSGIGEAISKKFAREGAAVVVVGLDDDPVREVVDEILAEGGRAIGYLGDISHQEVAEACVKAAVQEFGKLDILINNAGVFPATSTLDKYPVDAFEYMVKNNIYSAFMMSRAALPHLQKTRGNIVSAGSEAGWMGIAENTPYGGTKGFIHAFMKGLAVEQAKEGVRCNCVCPGPIDTAWTHKETGPMSSKMEKQAVEGTPMGRRGTPEEVANVYLFLASDEASYVTGALYFVDGGVTNSKGPHGAEVPSSLKKEPVGELDLQHAMDGNTKVRKEA encoded by the coding sequence ATGAGAAGATTGGAAAACAAAGTTGCTATTGTAACGGGCGGCGGCTCTGGCATCGGCGAAGCCATCAGCAAAAAGTTTGCCCGCGAAGGCGCCGCCGTAGTCGTCGTCGGCCTCGACGATGACCCGGTGCGCGAGGTAGTAGATGAGATTCTGGCCGAAGGCGGCCGCGCCATTGGCTACCTCGGCGACATTTCGCACCAGGAGGTGGCCGAAGCCTGCGTGAAAGCCGCCGTGCAGGAGTTTGGCAAGCTTGATATTCTCATCAACAACGCCGGCGTGTTCCCGGCCACGTCTACGCTCGACAAGTATCCCGTGGATGCTTTCGAGTACATGGTAAAAAACAACATCTACTCGGCCTTCATGATGAGCCGGGCCGCCCTGCCCCACCTCCAGAAAACCCGCGGCAATATTGTGTCGGCGGGCTCGGAAGCCGGCTGGATGGGCATTGCCGAAAACACGCCGTACGGAGGCACCAAAGGCTTCATCCACGCCTTTATGAAAGGCCTGGCCGTGGAGCAGGCTAAGGAAGGCGTGCGCTGCAACTGTGTCTGCCCCGGCCCCATCGACACGGCCTGGACCCACAAGGAAACCGGCCCCATGAGCAGCAAAATGGAGAAACAGGCCGTGGAAGGCACGCCCATGGGCCGCCGCGGCACCCCCGAAGAAGTAGCCAACGTGTACCTGTTCCTGGCCTCCGACGAAGCCAGCTACGTGACGGGTGCGCTGTACTTCGTGGATGGTGGCGTCACGAACTCCAAAGGCCCGCACGGCGCCGAGGTGCCCAGCAGCCTTAAAAAGGAGCCCGTCGGTGAGCTAGACCTGCAACATGCTATGGACGGCAACACCAAAGTCCGCAAAGAAGCCTAA
- a CDS encoding AAA family ATPase produces the protein MPFASDKEAADALAQSYKKLRQEIGKVIIGQEDVVERVLTAVFSQGHCLLVGVPGLAKTLLIQTIADSLDLSFNRVQFTPDLMPSDIVGSETLNQQREFHFVPGPIFANIVLADEINRTPPKTQAALLESMQEYAVTVAGRRYALQRPFFVLATQNPIEQEGTYPLPEAQLDRFMFNIELGYPSYEAELQIVKNTTSDHKPTVNKVLHAQEIEDFQHLVRRVPVADNVVEYAVSLVHKTRPNTDRAAARSTQLLEWGAGPRASQHLIVGAKCHALLHGKYSPDIEDVRAVALPILRHRLVRNFKAEAEGITVEQIVKELL, from the coding sequence ATGCCATTCGCCTCCGATAAAGAAGCCGCCGACGCGCTGGCTCAGTCGTATAAGAAGCTGCGCCAGGAAATCGGGAAAGTCATTATCGGGCAGGAAGATGTGGTGGAGCGGGTGCTGACGGCCGTTTTCTCCCAGGGGCACTGCCTGCTGGTGGGCGTGCCGGGCCTGGCCAAAACCCTGCTCATCCAGACCATAGCCGACTCCCTGGACCTGTCGTTCAACCGGGTGCAGTTCACACCCGACCTCATGCCCTCCGACATCGTGGGCTCGGAGACGCTGAACCAGCAGCGGGAATTCCACTTCGTGCCGGGGCCCATCTTCGCCAACATCGTACTGGCCGACGAAATCAACCGCACCCCGCCCAAAACCCAGGCTGCCTTGCTGGAAAGCATGCAGGAGTACGCCGTGACGGTGGCCGGCCGGCGCTACGCTTTACAGCGGCCGTTTTTCGTGCTGGCCACTCAGAATCCCATCGAGCAGGAAGGCACCTACCCGCTGCCCGAAGCCCAGCTCGACCGGTTTATGTTCAACATCGAGTTGGGCTACCCCAGCTACGAGGCCGAGCTGCAAATCGTCAAGAACACCACCTCCGACCACAAGCCGACGGTAAATAAAGTGCTGCACGCCCAGGAAATCGAGGACTTTCAGCACTTGGTGCGCCGCGTGCCCGTGGCCGACAACGTGGTGGAGTACGCCGTGAGCCTGGTGCACAAAACCCGCCCCAACACCGACCGGGCCGCTGCCCGCTCCACTCAACTACTAGAATGGGGCGCTGGCCCGCGTGCTTCGCAGCACCTCATCGTAGGGGCCAAGTGCCACGCCCTGCTCCACGGCAAGTACTCCCCCGACATCGAAGACGTGCGCGCCGTGGCCCTGCCCATCCTGCGTCACCGCCTCGTCCGCAACTTCAAAGCCGAAGCCGAAGGCATTACGGTCGAGCAAATTGTGAAAGAGTTGTTATAG
- a CDS encoding peptidylprolyl isomerase, with protein sequence MIHFLQTSVRGVLLGAVLLAASATASFAQLGIGRPVGRQVVDGIIAKVDNQIVLRSDLENIYAQEVARAEGKPLPPDVKCRILQSLALNKLLLAKAETDSVVVEDAQVKGELDRRMAYFVQQIGSEKKLEEYYNKPIKQLKEELRIQVKEQLIQQKMQEQIAGKVSVTPREVRQFFNRIPKDSLPYYSTEVEVGQIIKLAKTNSKAKQEAQTKLNDLRARIQAGEDFATLAKQFSEDPGSAAEGGYLGFFKRRELVPEYEAAALRLEPGGLSPVVESQFGFHLIQLIERKGDSFSTRHILIKPATGAADASEAAQELAKLRRRILADSITFAKAAKDFSDDKSTSGNGGLMQNRQDGGTYLPLDKLDPAIFFTIDTMKVGSITPPLPYRTDDGKEAVRILWLKSNTPPHQANLNDDYQKIAAAALNEKKNKALDAWFAQNRGTVYLEVDPEYSGCQLLNSSL encoded by the coding sequence ATGATTCACTTTTTGCAAACGTCGGTGCGGGGCGTGCTGCTGGGCGCGGTCCTGCTGGCCGCCTCGGCTACGGCTAGCTTCGCGCAGCTCGGCATCGGCCGGCCGGTGGGCCGCCAGGTCGTTGACGGCATCATTGCCAAGGTCGACAACCAGATTGTGCTGCGCTCCGACCTGGAAAACATCTACGCCCAGGAAGTGGCCCGCGCCGAAGGCAAGCCCCTGCCCCCGGACGTGAAATGCCGCATTCTGCAAAGCCTGGCCCTGAACAAGCTGCTGCTGGCCAAAGCCGAAACCGACTCGGTGGTGGTAGAAGATGCCCAGGTGAAGGGGGAGCTGGACCGCCGCATGGCCTACTTCGTGCAGCAGATTGGCTCGGAGAAAAAGCTCGAAGAGTACTACAACAAGCCCATTAAGCAGCTTAAGGAAGAATTACGCATCCAGGTGAAGGAGCAGCTGATTCAGCAGAAGATGCAGGAGCAGATTGCCGGCAAGGTGAGCGTGACTCCGCGCGAAGTGCGTCAGTTCTTCAACCGCATCCCCAAGGACAGCCTGCCTTACTACTCCACCGAGGTGGAAGTGGGCCAGATTATCAAGCTGGCCAAGACCAACTCCAAGGCCAAGCAGGAAGCCCAAACCAAGCTCAACGACCTGCGGGCCCGCATCCAAGCCGGTGAAGATTTCGCGACTCTGGCCAAGCAGTTTTCGGAAGATCCCGGCTCGGCGGCTGAGGGCGGCTACCTGGGCTTCTTCAAGCGCCGGGAGCTGGTGCCCGAGTACGAAGCCGCGGCCCTGCGCCTGGAGCCCGGCGGCTTGTCGCCGGTAGTGGAGTCGCAGTTCGGTTTCCACCTGATCCAGCTGATTGAGCGGAAAGGCGACTCGTTCAGCACCCGCCACATCCTCATCAAGCCCGCCACCGGTGCCGCCGACGCCAGCGAGGCCGCCCAGGAGCTGGCCAAGCTGCGCCGCCGCATCTTGGCCGACAGCATTACGTTTGCCAAGGCAGCCAAGGATTTCTCGGACGACAAAAGCACCAGTGGCAACGGCGGCCTGATGCAGAACCGCCAGGACGGCGGCACCTACCTGCCCCTGGACAAGCTGGACCCGGCCATCTTCTTCACCATCGACACGATGAAGGTGGGCAGCATCACGCCGCCTCTCCCCTACCGCACCGATGATGGCAAGGAAGCCGTGCGGATTCTGTGGCTGAAGTCGAACACCCCGCCCCACCAGGCCAACCTGAACGACGACTACCAGAAAATTGCCGCTGCCGCCCTCAACGAAAAGAAAAACAAAGCACTGGACGCCTGGTTTGCCCAGAACCGCGGCACCGTCTACCTCGAAGTAGACCCCGAGTACTCCGGCTGCCAGCTGCTCAATTCCTCTTTGTAG
- a CDS encoding peptidylprolyl isomerase, whose product MHKRILLAGTAAAALLAGCQSTKPTTAARPATVETLGTTEVPATEFAYVYRKNNSSAPEYGTRPSVQEYLDLYTNFKLKVLEAEQRGLDTTQAFKRELDGYRQQLAQPYLTEKSVTDKLVREAYDRMSKEINASHILVRLAPDAEPKDTLAAYQKIQALRQRVTGGEDFGKVAREASEDPSARENAGRLGYFTAMQMVYPFESVAYVTPAGQVSQPVRTRFGYHIIKVNDVRPAQGEIKVAHLMIRATPGMPAADSVTVKKKVDELYNRLAQRKEGWEKLVAQFSEDAGSAANGGELPPFGTGRMIPSFEEAAFKLQKPGDLSRPVQTPYGWHIIRLIEKQTVPTFEAMEPTLKSKVAKDSRSELNRTAFLKRVRQENNFTENQAAKDYVLAQANADLVNGQFKYTAPAAAPAKPTKAKKGASDPNTLFTIGGKPYSTADFLTYVQQNQRPRPGADPRFTMQQLYDQYVDQSLTDYEKANLETKYEDYRMLVKEYRDGILLFQLMDEKVWSKAIEDSVGLQKFFQANQAKYQWAPRVQATVISAASPELLAQAQQQLKAGRFQVKTGLPAPVAFRAGSADLPAGTPALDEVAARLAADETLNLTAVGRVKKGETPALARRRADRVVAYLRGKGIAADRLRATAEARPGAAGQVSFELTTTNPAALEALLNTQNPLAVQIQQRSFQQGDSKAVDEFMTSAPGTYTTQKDGRFYAVIVEKQLPAGPKTLAEARGQATSDYQNYLEQEWIKQLREKYPVKINQPEVDKLVTK is encoded by the coding sequence ATGCACAAACGCATTCTGCTAGCCGGCACCGCCGCGGCCGCACTTCTGGCCGGGTGCCAGTCCACCAAACCCACCACGGCCGCCCGGCCCGCCACCGTCGAAACGCTGGGCACCACGGAAGTACCTGCCACGGAATTTGCCTACGTATACCGCAAAAACAACAGCTCGGCCCCGGAGTACGGCACCCGCCCCAGCGTGCAGGAGTACCTCGACCTCTACACCAACTTCAAGCTCAAGGTGCTGGAAGCCGAGCAGCGCGGCCTCGACACCACCCAGGCCTTTAAGCGGGAGCTGGACGGCTACCGCCAGCAGCTGGCCCAGCCCTACCTCACCGAGAAAAGCGTAACCGACAAGCTGGTGCGCGAGGCCTATGACCGAATGAGCAAGGAAATCAACGCCTCGCACATTCTGGTACGCCTTGCCCCCGACGCCGAACCCAAGGACACGCTGGCCGCCTACCAGAAAATCCAGGCCCTGCGCCAGCGCGTGACGGGCGGCGAAGACTTCGGCAAAGTGGCCCGCGAAGCTTCCGAAGACCCCTCGGCCCGCGAGAATGCCGGCCGCCTGGGCTACTTCACGGCCATGCAAATGGTGTATCCGTTCGAGTCGGTGGCCTACGTTACGCCGGCCGGGCAGGTGTCGCAGCCGGTGCGCACGCGCTTCGGCTACCACATTATTAAGGTGAACGACGTGCGCCCGGCCCAGGGCGAAATCAAGGTGGCCCACCTCATGATCCGGGCCACGCCCGGTATGCCCGCCGCCGACTCAGTCACGGTGAAGAAGAAAGTAGATGAGCTGTACAACCGCCTCGCCCAGCGCAAGGAAGGCTGGGAAAAGCTGGTGGCCCAGTTTTCGGAAGACGCCGGCTCGGCGGCCAACGGCGGCGAGCTGCCGCCCTTCGGCACGGGCCGCATGATTCCAAGCTTCGAGGAAGCCGCCTTCAAGCTGCAAAAGCCCGGTGACTTGTCCCGGCCCGTGCAGACGCCCTACGGCTGGCACATCATCCGGCTGATTGAGAAGCAGACGGTGCCCACGTTTGAAGCCATGGAGCCCACGCTGAAAAGCAAAGTCGCCAAGGACTCCCGCTCCGAGCTGAACCGCACGGCCTTCCTCAAGCGCGTGCGCCAGGAGAATAATTTCACTGAAAATCAGGCTGCCAAAGACTATGTGCTGGCCCAGGCCAACGCCGATTTGGTGAACGGCCAGTTCAAGTACACTGCGCCAGCCGCGGCCCCGGCCAAGCCCACTAAAGCCAAGAAAGGCGCCTCCGACCCAAACACGCTGTTTACCATCGGCGGCAAGCCCTACAGCACGGCCGACTTCCTGACCTACGTGCAGCAGAACCAGCGCCCGCGCCCCGGCGCCGACCCGCGCTTCACCATGCAGCAGCTCTACGACCAGTACGTGGACCAGAGCCTGACCGACTACGAGAAGGCCAACCTGGAAACCAAGTACGAGGACTACCGCATGCTGGTGAAAGAGTACCGCGACGGTATCCTGCTGTTCCAGCTCATGGATGAGAAGGTGTGGAGCAAGGCCATCGAGGACAGCGTGGGCTTGCAAAAGTTCTTTCAGGCCAACCAGGCCAAGTACCAGTGGGCGCCGCGGGTGCAGGCCACCGTCATCAGCGCCGCTTCGCCGGAGCTGCTGGCCCAAGCCCAGCAGCAGCTGAAAGCAGGCCGCTTCCAAGTGAAAACCGGCCTGCCGGCGCCCGTAGCATTCCGCGCCGGCTCGGCCGACCTGCCGGCCGGTACGCCTGCCCTGGATGAAGTAGCTGCCCGCCTCGCCGCCGACGAAACCCTGAACCTGACGGCCGTGGGCCGGGTGAAGAAGGGCGAAACGCCCGCCCTGGCTCGCCGACGCGCCGACCGGGTAGTGGCCTACCTGCGCGGCAAAGGCATTGCCGCCGACCGGCTGCGCGCCACGGCCGAGGCGCGCCCCGGCGCGGCGGGTCAGGTGAGCTTCGAGCTGACTACCACCAACCCGGCTGCCCTGGAAGCCCTGCTGAACACGCAAAACCCGCTGGCCGTGCAGATTCAGCAGCGCAGCTTCCAGCAGGGCGACAGCAAAGCCGTGGACGAGTTCATGACCAGCGCCCCCGGCACCTATACCACCCAGAAAGACGGCCGCTTCTACGCCGTCATTGTGGAGAAGCAGCTGCCGGCCGGCCCCAAAACCCTGGCCGAAGCCCGCGGCCAGGCCACTTCCGACTACCAGAACTACCTGGAGCAGGAGTGGATCAAGCAGCTGCGCGAGAAGTATCCAGTGAAAATCAACCAGCCCGAAGTGGATAAGCTGGTAACCAAGTAG
- a CDS encoding ATP-binding protein, giving the protein MKHAIRISCTRHNLKVVRDFVSGFLLSHNLSEVQVNQIVLAVDEVVANLIIHGNGENESQYLDLRVEINNREFGIEIEDTNLTSYSPTSYREPDLQEYVRIGKKGGVGMMLVNRIMDRVEFTTSGTHNVCRLYKKID; this is encoded by the coding sequence ATGAAACACGCAATCCGAATCAGCTGCACCCGCCACAACCTGAAAGTGGTGCGCGATTTTGTGAGCGGCTTCCTGCTGAGTCATAACCTGTCGGAAGTACAAGTAAACCAGATTGTACTGGCCGTGGACGAGGTGGTAGCCAACCTCATCATCCACGGCAACGGCGAGAATGAATCGCAGTATCTCGACTTACGCGTCGAAATCAACAACCGGGAGTTCGGTATCGAAATCGAAGATACCAACCTGACCAGCTACTCGCCCACCAGCTACCGGGAGCCCGATTTGCAGGAGTATGTACGCATCGGCAAAAAGGGCGGCGTGGGCATGATGCTGGTCAACCGCATCATGGACCGGGTAGAATTCACCACCAGCGGTACCCACAATGTGTGCCGCTTATATAAGAAAATTGACTAG
- a CDS encoding STAS domain-containing protein: MKITQHSTENSLTLSLDGELDASSSVVLDTELNKPDILRYQKVLIDCRQLNYISSAGLGVFISHLQRFQDANVRLVFFNMQEKVHNVFEILGLDSLMTIVPSEAEATAI; this comes from the coding sequence ATGAAAATAACCCAACACTCCACCGAAAATTCATTGACTCTAAGCCTGGATGGCGAACTGGACGCCAGCTCGTCGGTGGTGCTGGATACGGAGTTAAACAAGCCCGACATCCTGCGCTACCAGAAAGTGCTCATCGACTGCCGCCAGCTGAACTACATTTCTTCGGCCGGCCTGGGCGTTTTTATTTCGCATTTGCAGCGGTTTCAGGATGCCAACGTGCGCCTGGTATTCTTCAACATGCAGGAAAAAGTGCACAACGTATTCGAGATTCTGGGGCTGGACTCGCTGATGACTATTGTGCCGTCGGAAGCGGAGGCCACCGCTATTTAA